In a genomic window of Colius striatus isolate bColStr4 chromosome 2, bColStr4.1.hap1, whole genome shotgun sequence:
- the MAS1 gene encoding proto-oncogene Mas: MDESNITFHPSEGTENISMHRNTSAQERVWEILTPLWVIMIISFLGFCENGIVLWCLCFQIKRNPFTAYITHLSIADISLLLCTFILSIEYIAGFGFAYGFYYYITTTLSIVFLLGYNTGLYLLTAISIERCLSIVYPIWYRCHRSQHQSAIVCAILWTLSFLMTVAEYLTCRDDSTKEQFDNRCRALLIFTWILTFMIFIPLMILSSLILVIRIHRNSLRPHSSKLYIIIVATVIVFLIFAMPMRLLYLLNYHHWSSLLSQQNHVTVVLSTVNSSINPLVYFFVGSSKKKRFKESLKVVLSRALADGLRPRSQEVGVSLDIAETIF, translated from the coding sequence ATGGATGAGTCAAACATAACGTTTCATCCCAGCGAAGGCACAGAGAACATCTCAATGCACAGAAACACTTCTGCACAGGAAAGGGTCTGGGAGATATTGACCCCACTTTGGGTAATTATGATCATCTCCTTCCTGGGTTTTTGTGAAAATGGAATTGTCCTCTGGTGCCTCTGCTTCCAGATCAAAAGAAATCCATTCACTGCGTACATCACACACCTGTCCATTGCCGATATCTCCCTACTGCTCTGTACGTTTATTCTGTCAATTGAGTACATTGCTGGTTTTGGATTCGCATATGGGTTTTACTATTATATAACCACCACACTATCTATTGTCTTCCTTCTTGGATATAATACTGGTCTCTATCTCCTGACAGCCATCAGTATTGAGAGGTGTCTGTCTATCGTTTACCCCATCTGGTACCGATGCCACCGGTCCCAGCACCAATCGGCAATCGTGTGTGCAATTCTGTGGACTCTGTCTTTTCTGATGACAGTAGCTGAATACTTGACGTGCAGAGATGACTCAACGAAGGAACAATTTGACAACCGTTGCCGAGCACTGCTCATCTTCACATGGATCCTGACTTTCATGATCTTCATTCCTCTAATGATCCTGTCCAGCCTCATCTTGGTTATCAGGATTCATCGTAACTCCCTGAGACCTCATTCATCAAAGCTCTACATCATCATTGTGGCCACAGTCATTGTCTTCCTCATCTTTGCCATGCCTATGAGGCTGTTGTATCTTCTGAATTATCATCACTGGTCGTCTTTGCTCAGCCAGCAGAACCACGTCACCGTTGTTCTCTCCACTGTTAACAGTAGCATCAACCCCCTTGTTTACTTCTTTGTAGGAAGCAGCAAGAAGAAGAGGTTCAAGGAAAGTCTCAAAGTGGTTCTCAGTAGAGCACTTGCTGATGGGTTGCGGCCGAGAAGTCAAGAAGTTGGCGTGAGTTTGGATATAGCGGAAACAATTTTCTAA